A single window of Sphingobium sp. SCG-1 DNA harbors:
- a CDS encoding aminotransferase class V-fold PLP-dependent enzyme, producing the protein MLDRRSFMATAATAGVLLPTGSAAFAAAMQPISMPAAGLYDSNEDAYWAALRKQFLIPKNVVNLNNGTVGSSPRPVLKAVFDSYELTEQMTQAGSEDYPIWGYGPWVEFRKPFADFMGAHVDQMAILRNCTEANSYIANGFDMKAGDEVLISDEEHGSGEQPWVLRAKRYGIVVRKFAMPKAPKNPDEILNRINDAITPRTRIIFVSHISTATGVILPAKQIAALARSKGIISAFDGAHVPGMIAIDLNDIGCDLYTGSMHKWLFAPKGTGFLYLRDEAVMNRVWNTVATGGWDDPTRMADRYMQIGSANIPTMMGLNAAIALAQSIGIERIERRHRYLADYLHAAMMERGAQSWTSPDPAMRCAIATVNVPPVSRMELQEWLWKNHQIRVRGGEPSKLRLCTPYYLSKADIDRFLEQFDAFRKMKGIA; encoded by the coding sequence ATGCTGGACCGCCGTTCTTTCATGGCTACTGCCGCGACCGCGGGCGTACTTTTGCCGACCGGCAGCGCAGCCTTCGCCGCCGCCATGCAACCGATCTCCATGCCCGCCGCTGGCCTCTACGACAGCAATGAGGATGCCTATTGGGCCGCCCTCCGCAAGCAGTTCCTGATCCCCAAGAATGTCGTGAACCTCAACAACGGCACCGTTGGCTCCTCCCCGCGTCCCGTGCTGAAGGCCGTGTTCGACAGCTATGAACTGACGGAGCAGATGACGCAGGCGGGATCGGAAGATTATCCGATCTGGGGCTATGGTCCCTGGGTCGAGTTTCGCAAGCCCTTCGCCGACTTCATGGGCGCGCATGTCGATCAGATGGCGATCCTGCGCAACTGTACCGAAGCCAACAGCTACATCGCTAATGGCTTCGACATGAAGGCGGGCGACGAGGTACTGATAAGTGACGAGGAGCATGGCAGCGGAGAGCAGCCCTGGGTTCTGCGCGCCAAGCGCTATGGTATCGTCGTCAGGAAATTCGCGATGCCCAAAGCGCCAAAGAATCCCGATGAGATCCTCAACCGCATCAACGACGCGATCACGCCGCGCACCCGGATCATCTTCGTCAGCCATATCAGCACGGCGACGGGCGTCATCCTGCCCGCCAAGCAGATCGCCGCGCTGGCCCGGTCAAAAGGCATCATCTCCGCCTTCGACGGCGCGCATGTTCCCGGCATGATAGCCATCGACCTCAACGATATCGGTTGCGACCTCTATACCGGGTCGATGCATAAATGGCTTTTCGCACCGAAGGGTACTGGATTCCTCTACCTGCGCGACGAGGCAGTGATGAATCGCGTGTGGAATACGGTGGCGACCGGCGGCTGGGACGATCCGACCCGCATGGCGGACCGCTACATGCAGATAGGCTCGGCCAACATCCCGACGATGATGGGTCTCAACGCCGCCATCGCGCTGGCCCAATCCATCGGTATCGAGCGGATAGAACGGCGCCACCGCTATCTTGCCGACTATCTCCATGCCGCGATGATGGAGCGCGGCGCGCAATCCTGGACCTCGCCCGATCCCGCCATGCGCTGCGCCATTGCAACCGTGAACGTTCCCCCGGTTTCGCGCATGGAATTACAGGAATGGCTCTGGAAGAACCACCAGATCCGCGTCCGCGGCGGCGAACCGAGTAAGCTGCGGCTCTGCACGCCTTATTACCTGTCAAAGGCGGACATCGACCGCTTTCTTGAACAGTTCGACGCCTTCCGAAAGATGAAGGGGATCGCCTAA
- a CDS encoding ABC-type transport auxiliary lipoprotein family protein, giving the protein MIRNTRILLPVLAALSLSACVSFGSKPPAQLLSLSSDARVVAGTERTSAAGTSITVLAPETPKKLDTVRVPVQVNATSVAYVQNAQWVDSPRQMFQHLLTETIAAGGNTLVLDPGQYSTDPGRRLLGELIDFGVDAQTNMAVVTYDATLAPGGGAAVKRKRFSASVPVGTIDAASVGAPINQAANKVAAEVAAWVSAS; this is encoded by the coding sequence ATGATCCGTAATACGAGAATCCTGCTTCCCGTGCTGGCGGCGCTGTCGCTCTCCGCCTGCGTATCCTTCGGGAGCAAGCCGCCCGCGCAATTGCTTTCGCTCAGTTCTGACGCGCGAGTCGTGGCGGGCACGGAGAGGACGAGCGCAGCGGGTACGAGCATCACCGTGCTGGCGCCCGAAACGCCCAAGAAGCTGGATACCGTGCGCGTGCCAGTGCAGGTGAACGCGACTTCGGTCGCTTATGTGCAGAATGCGCAGTGGGTCGATAGCCCGCGCCAGATGTTTCAGCACCTGCTGACCGAGACGATTGCGGCGGGGGGCAATACGCTGGTGCTCGATCCGGGCCAGTATAGCACCGATCCCGGTCGGCGGTTGCTCGGTGAGCTGATCGACTTCGGTGTGGATGCGCAGACTAACATGGCGGTCGTCACCTACGACGCAACGCTGGCGCCGGGCGGCGGCGCCGCTGTGAAGCGCAAGCGTTTCTCCGCCAGCGTGCCGGTGGGGACCATCGACGCGGCCAGTGTCGGCGCGCCGATCAACCAGGCGGCGAACAAGGTCGCGGCGGAAGTGGCGGCGTGGGTAAGCGCGAGCTAA
- a CDS encoding MFS transporter, whose protein sequence is MTQFRRPLLRWHPAGFVLAITFVSLLVAAGLRSAPSVMMVPLELHFGWSRATTSLTAATGIFLYGLAGPFAAALMMSLGIRRTMLAGIGLMAAATFASQWMSLPWHYVATWGVLSGIGSGAIATVLGAAVVNRWFAKHQGLAMGLLSASAATGALVFLPALAWLTREGAWKPVVLTVSLACLLLIPIVAFFMPERPSDVGATRIGETPESIPPSPIKQARTAGGAVSALTAAARVPMFWLLFGTFFVCGLTTNGLIGVHMIAFCGDHGIAPVAAAGLLSMMGFFDLIGTTASGWLTDRYDPRRLLFVYYGLRGLSLIALPFLDFGPISLAAFAIFYGLDWIATVPPTMKLTNQAFGEAQAPIVFGWIMVGHQLGAATAAFGAGLIREQAGSYLPAFISAGVFAILAAIAVLARQFSKGSGQIPAFGR, encoded by the coding sequence ATGACTCAATTTCGCCGTCCACTTCTTCGCTGGCATCCGGCCGGGTTCGTCCTCGCCATTACCTTCGTGTCGCTGCTCGTCGCGGCAGGACTGCGCTCGGCCCCCAGCGTCATGATGGTGCCGCTGGAGCTGCACTTCGGCTGGAGCCGCGCCACGACATCGCTGACTGCCGCCACCGGCATCTTCCTCTACGGCTTGGCCGGACCGTTTGCCGCCGCGCTAATGATGTCGCTCGGGATCAGGCGGACGATGCTGGCGGGCATCGGATTGATGGCGGCGGCGACATTCGCAAGCCAGTGGATGAGCCTTCCCTGGCATTATGTCGCCACATGGGGCGTGCTGTCGGGGATCGGCAGCGGCGCTATCGCCACGGTCCTCGGCGCTGCGGTGGTCAATCGCTGGTTTGCCAAGCATCAGGGGCTCGCAATGGGCCTGCTCAGCGCCAGCGCGGCGACCGGCGCGCTTGTGTTCCTGCCGGCGCTGGCTTGGCTCACTCGCGAAGGCGCGTGGAAGCCCGTGGTGCTGACCGTCAGTCTGGCATGCCTGCTCCTTATCCCGATTGTCGCCTTCTTCATGCCGGAGCGTCCCTCCGATGTCGGTGCCACGCGCATCGGCGAGACTCCAGAGAGCATCCCGCCTTCGCCGATCAAACAGGCGCGCACCGCAGGAGGCGCTGTCTCCGCGCTCACCGCTGCCGCCCGCGTACCGATGTTCTGGCTGCTGTTCGGCACCTTCTTCGTCTGCGGTCTGACGACCAATGGCCTGATCGGCGTCCACATGATCGCGTTCTGCGGCGACCATGGCATCGCGCCCGTGGCGGCGGCGGGGTTGCTCTCGATGATGGGTTTCTTCGACCTGATCGGCACCACCGCCTCGGGTTGGCTCACCGACCGCTATGATCCGCGCCGCTTGCTGTTCGTCTATTACGGGCTGCGAGGCTTGTCGCTGATCGCCCTTCCGTTTCTCGACTTTGGCCCGATCAGCCTCGCGGCGTTCGCGATCTTCTACGGCCTCGACTGGATTGCGACGGTTCCCCCAACGATGAAGCTCACCAATCAAGCCTTCGGCGAAGCGCAGGCGCCTATTGTCTTCGGCTGGATCATGGTCGGCCACCAACTTGGCGCCGCCACCGCAGCATTCGGCGCAGGCCTCATTCGGGAGCAGGCTGGCAGTTATCTGCCAGCCTTCATCTCGGCCGGAGTGTTCGCGATCCTCGCCGCCATCGCAGTTCTTGCTCGACAATTCTCCAAGGGCTCGGGCCAAATACCGGCGTTCGGCCGCTAA
- a CDS encoding MlaE family ABC transporter permease yields MMQPADLQEDMRDGGAVVRLSGNLAVAHLGTLPDRLDAIGGPVSQVDLGNVEHLDTIGAWTVHRFASRHNAEISGASEDATRLIAEVGRDEQQISIRPDATPPLLRVLGEIGAATRTAGSTLLGLLGFFGATLITSWMLIRHPRRLRWNAIVQRLEVVGVSALAIIGLMSFLIGIVIAQQGSVQLRQFGLEVMTINLVGRLTFRELGVLMTAIMVAGRSGSAFAAQIGTMKLTEEIDAMRTIGVSPMEALVMPRVIAAVVMMPLLGFYASIAAIIGGGFLCAVALDIPPVTFVQRLREVVPITDIYVGMIKAPVFGLIIAMCGCFQGMQVKANAEEVGNRTTAAVVQAIFLVIVLDSFFAVFFTWVGWI; encoded by the coding sequence ATGATGCAACCAGCAGACCTTCAGGAGGATATGCGCGACGGCGGCGCTGTCGTCCGTCTATCAGGCAATCTGGCGGTTGCGCATCTGGGCACTCTGCCCGACCGGCTGGATGCGATCGGCGGACCCGTGAGCCAGGTCGATCTGGGCAATGTCGAGCATCTCGACACGATCGGGGCCTGGACGGTTCATCGGTTCGCGAGCCGTCATAATGCGGAAATTTCCGGTGCAAGCGAAGATGCGACGCGTCTGATCGCCGAAGTGGGGCGCGACGAGCAGCAGATTTCGATCCGTCCTGATGCTACACCGCCGTTGCTGCGCGTGCTGGGCGAGATCGGGGCGGCAACGCGCACGGCAGGCAGCACGCTGCTAGGACTCCTTGGCTTTTTCGGCGCCACTTTAATTACGTCGTGGATGCTGATCCGGCACCCGCGGCGGTTGCGCTGGAACGCTATCGTCCAGCGGCTTGAAGTCGTCGGCGTGTCCGCGCTGGCGATCATCGGCCTGATGAGCTTCCTGATCGGAATCGTCATTGCGCAGCAGGGATCGGTGCAGTTGCGCCAGTTCGGTCTGGAAGTGATGACGATCAACCTGGTCGGACGGCTGACGTTTCGCGAACTTGGCGTGCTGATGACTGCTATCATGGTTGCCGGGCGTTCCGGTTCCGCCTTTGCGGCGCAGATCGGCACGATGAAACTGACCGAAGAGATAGACGCGATGCGGACGATCGGCGTGTCGCCGATGGAGGCGCTGGTGATGCCGCGCGTCATCGCGGCGGTTGTGATGATGCCGCTGCTGGGTTTCTATGCCTCGATCGCTGCGATCATCGGGGGCGGGTTCCTGTGCGCCGTGGCGCTGGATATCCCTCCGGTCACCTTCGTCCAGCGACTGCGTGAAGTGGTGCCGATCACGGACATCTATGTCGGCATGATAAAGGCCCCGGTCTTTGGCCTGATCATCGCCATGTGCGGTTGCTTTCAGGGGATGCAGGTCAAGGCCAATGCGGAGGAAGTCGGCAACCGCACGACCGCAGCCGTTGTGCAGGCGATCTTCCTCGTCATCGTGTTGGATTCGTTCTTTGCCGTATTCTTCACTTGGGTAGGCTGGATATGA
- a CDS encoding ABC transporter ATP-binding protein — MEAERRLEEAVQASDVAISVRGLRNSFGDQTVHENLDLDVRKGEILGVVGGSGTGKSVLMRSIIGLQTPDAGEVNVFGESMVGRLDDEAALAIRKRWGVLFQGGALFSTLTVAENVEVPLREYYPNIGARLRDEIAAFKIRMTGLPPEAGPKYPSELSGGMRKRAGLARALALDPDLLFLDEPTAGLDPIGAAAFDEQTRQLQQTLGLTVFLITHDLDTLFSICDRVAVLADKRVIAVGTIEELLAMDHPWIQEYFNGPRGRAAVSAQQKPKREFASGAQAEGQ; from the coding sequence ATGGAGGCGGAGCGGCGGCTGGAGGAGGCGGTGCAGGCGTCCGACGTCGCCATTTCGGTGCGTGGCCTCCGCAACAGCTTCGGCGACCAGACGGTGCACGAGAATCTCGACCTTGACGTGCGCAAGGGCGAGATATTGGGCGTGGTCGGCGGGTCGGGCACGGGCAAATCGGTACTGATGCGCTCTATCATTGGTTTGCAGACGCCCGATGCCGGCGAAGTCAACGTTTTCGGCGAGTCGATGGTAGGGCGGCTGGACGATGAGGCAGCCCTTGCGATCCGCAAGCGCTGGGGCGTGCTGTTCCAAGGTGGGGCGCTATTCTCGACGCTGACGGTCGCCGAGAATGTGGAAGTGCCGCTACGTGAATATTACCCCAACATCGGCGCGCGGCTCCGCGATGAGATTGCCGCTTTCAAGATTCGCATGACGGGTCTGCCGCCCGAAGCCGGGCCCAAATATCCGTCCGAGCTGTCGGGCGGTATGCGCAAGCGGGCCGGGTTGGCCCGCGCGCTGGCGCTCGATCCGGACCTCTTGTTCCTTGACGAGCCGACGGCGGGACTGGACCCTATCGGCGCGGCCGCGTTCGACGAACAGACGCGGCAGTTGCAGCAGACGCTGGGCCTGACGGTGTTTCTCATCACCCATGACCTCGATACGCTGTTCTCGATCTGTGACCGAGTGGCGGTGCTGGCCGACAAACGCGTGATCGCGGTCGGGACGATCGAGGAACTGCTGGCCATGGATCATCCGTGGATACAGGAATATTTCAATGGACCGCGCGGGCGCGCCGCGGTCTCCGCGCAGCAGAAACCCAAGCGGGAATTTGCCAGCGGCGCGCAGGCGGAAGGGCAATAG
- a CDS encoding cystathionine gamma-synthase family protein — MANETPENTSATTEAELTGTTPRRRPKPDIMEIGGRKLKPATLMMGHGYDPALSEGSLKPPIFLTSTFAFESAAAGKRHFEGVTGIRPGGSEGLVYSRFNGPNQEIAEDRLAVWEDADDALLFSSGMSAIATTLLALVQPGDVIVHSAPLYAATEGLIGRILGKFGVQWMDFPAGATEGEIGAVVEAAKAKGRVAMIYLESPANPTNVLVDVESVVARRNFLFSGEGHQPPIVIDNTFLGPLWHKPLAHGADLVVYSLTKYAGGHSDLVAGGALGNQKLIDAIRMMRNTIGTILDPHSAWMLLRSLETLELRMSRAGENAAKVCAWLRDQPQVEKIVYLGFPSDARQQDIYDRHCTGAGSTFSLYLKGGEAESFAFLDALKIAKLAVSLGGTETLASHPAAMTHLSVPAERKKALDIGDNMVRISIGCEDADDLIADFAQALKAMG; from the coding sequence ATGGCCAACGAAACACCTGAGAATACGTCCGCGACAACTGAGGCGGAGCTGACCGGCACCACGCCCCGCCGCCGCCCCAAGCCCGACATCATGGAAATCGGCGGACGCAAACTGAAGCCTGCCACGCTGATGATGGGGCATGGCTATGACCCGGCATTGTCGGAAGGTTCGCTGAAGCCGCCGATCTTCCTCACCTCCACCTTTGCCTTCGAAAGTGCCGCGGCAGGCAAGCGGCATTTCGAGGGCGTGACTGGTATCCGTCCGGGCGGTTCCGAAGGCCTCGTCTATTCGCGCTTCAACGGTCCCAATCAGGAAATCGCCGAAGATCGTCTTGCCGTGTGGGAGGATGCTGACGACGCCCTGCTGTTCTCCAGCGGTATGTCGGCCATCGCGACCACGCTGCTGGCGCTTGTGCAGCCCGGCGACGTGATCGTCCATAGCGCGCCGCTTTATGCCGCGACGGAGGGATTGATCGGGCGCATCCTCGGCAAATTCGGGGTGCAGTGGATGGACTTTCCTGCGGGTGCGACTGAAGGGGAAATTGGCGCAGTCGTTGAAGCGGCGAAGGCCAAGGGCCGCGTCGCGATGATCTATCTGGAAAGCCCCGCTAATCCGACCAACGTGCTTGTCGATGTAGAATCGGTAGTTGCGCGGCGCAACTTCCTATTCTCGGGCGAGGGGCATCAGCCGCCGATCGTGATCGACAACACGTTCCTCGGGCCGCTGTGGCACAAGCCACTGGCGCATGGCGCGGATCTGGTCGTCTACAGCCTCACCAAATATGCCGGCGGGCATAGCGATCTGGTCGCCGGCGGCGCGCTGGGCAATCAGAAGCTGATCGATGCGATCCGGATGATGCGCAACACCATCGGCACCATCCTCGATCCGCACAGCGCGTGGATGCTGCTGCGGAGCCTCGAAACGCTGGAATTGCGGATGAGCCGGGCGGGCGAGAATGCGGCCAAGGTGTGCGCATGGCTGCGCGATCAACCGCAAGTGGAGAAGATCGTCTATCTGGGTTTCCCATCCGACGCGCGGCAGCAGGACATCTACGACCGCCACTGCACCGGCGCGGGATCGACCTTCTCGCTGTATCTCAAAGGCGGTGAGGCGGAGAGCTTTGCGTTCCTCGACGCGCTGAAGATTGCGAAACTCGCGGTCAGCCTGGGCGGGACCGAGACCCTCGCCAGCCATCCCGCCGCAATGACGCACTTGTCGGTTCCGGCGGAGCGCAAGAAGGCGCTGGACATCGGTGACAATATGGTGCGGATCTCGATCGGCTGCGAAGATGCGGATGATCTGATCGCGGACTTCGCGCAAGCATTGAAGGCAATGGGTTAG
- a CDS encoding MlaD family protein, which translates to METRSNNVLVGSVVLLLLAAIMIAAFWFSRVAGGDDVEYDIYFKQSVNGLAKGSAVTFAGVPSGQIKDIELWKRDPGFVKVRITVKEGTPILQGTTATIQGSFTGLSEIVLDGAVKGAPPIVCPEINAAAACPDGVPVIPTKPGAFGELLNSAPQLLQRLSTLTERLTEMLSDKNQQSISGILANVDRLSGNLADRGPEIAATLAETRVMVQKAGLAADEIAKLTATTNSLLNEEGRPLIGDLRKTIQSASHSIETLDKTVAEAQPGVRAFSQQTMPEVGLLVRDLREMTRSFRAISEKLDQQGAGSLIGSPKLPDYKK; encoded by the coding sequence ATGGAAACACGTTCGAACAATGTGCTCGTGGGATCGGTGGTGCTGCTGTTGCTCGCCGCGATCATGATAGCGGCCTTCTGGTTCTCCCGCGTGGCGGGTGGTGACGACGTTGAATATGACATCTACTTCAAGCAGTCGGTGAACGGCTTGGCCAAGGGGTCGGCGGTCACGTTTGCGGGCGTGCCGTCGGGGCAGATCAAGGACATCGAGCTGTGGAAGCGCGATCCGGGCTTCGTGAAGGTGCGGATCACGGTGAAGGAAGGCACGCCCATTCTTCAGGGCACGACCGCGACCATTCAGGGCAGTTTTACGGGCCTCTCGGAGATCGTGCTGGACGGTGCGGTCAAGGGTGCGCCGCCGATCGTGTGCCCGGAAATTAATGCCGCCGCGGCTTGCCCTGATGGCGTGCCGGTGATCCCGACCAAACCGGGGGCATTCGGTGAATTGTTGAACAGCGCGCCGCAATTGCTCCAGCGCCTTTCGACCCTGACCGAGCGCCTCACGGAAATGCTGAGCGATAAGAACCAGCAGAGCATTTCAGGCATTTTGGCCAATGTCGATCGCCTGTCCGGCAATCTGGCCGATCGTGGGCCGGAGATCGCTGCGACTTTGGCGGAAACGCGAGTGATGGTGCAGAAGGCGGGCCTTGCGGCAGACGAGATCGCGAAGTTGACGGCGACGACGAACTCGTTGCTGAACGAGGAAGGCCGGCCGTTGATCGGCGACTTGCGCAAGACGATCCAGTCGGCCAGCCACAGCATCGAAACGTTAGACAAGACGGTGGCCGAGGCACAGCCGGGCGTGCGTGCTTTCTCGCAACAGACGATGCCGGAAGTGGGCCTGCTGGTACGCGACCTGCGTGAAATGACGCGCTCGTTCCGCGCGATTTCGGAGAAACTGGACCAGCAGGGGGCGGGATCGCTGATCGGATCGCCCAAGCTGCCGGACTATAAGAAATGA
- a CDS encoding MarR family winged helix-turn-helix transcriptional regulator, producing the protein MHQSSVCACTALRKASRAITRVYDDALSEQGMTTTQFAILRNLARGEIVLSRLAERLVMDRTSLYRTITPVIREGWAEIIPDGKRSKIAHLTDAGRAALERATPAWEATQSRFVDELGVAEWQSLQATLNTLVQLSVKAES; encoded by the coding sequence ATGCATCAATCTTCTGTCTGCGCCTGCACCGCCCTCCGCAAAGCATCCCGCGCCATCACGCGCGTCTATGACGATGCGCTGTCGGAGCAGGGCATGACGACCACCCAATTCGCGATCCTGCGTAATCTTGCCCGAGGCGAAATCGTGCTCAGCCGTCTGGCGGAGCGACTGGTGATGGACCGCACCTCGCTCTACCGGACGATCACGCCCGTTATCCGGGAAGGATGGGCTGAGATCATCCCGGATGGCAAACGCTCGAAGATAGCACACCTGACCGACGCCGGTCGCGCTGCGCTGGAGCGAGCGACACCGGCATGGGAAGCCACTCAGTCGCGGTTCGTCGATGAGCTTGGCGTCGCCGAGTGGCAAAGCCTGCAAGCGACACTGAACACGCTGGTTCAATTGTCGGTAAAGGCGGAATCATGA
- a CDS encoding HAD family hydrolase has translation MDRTVTVTGTYSGFLMHIALALSPWRLIFLPLVPLVMLAYILRLIPRSRVKEWNQTLMIGHKVRRERLTSHLESYADKVMAGNIRKGALTQIAQDRADGYHLVLATASYRLYVEAIARRLGFDTVIATDHLSQDLTYLRARIAGENCYDEGKLRMIEAWMARHGIARATTHIRAYSDHVSDAPMLDFADEPHAANPHKALARLAVEKGWPRIDWV, from the coding sequence ATGGACCGCACCGTCACCGTGACGGGCACATATAGCGGCTTCCTGATGCACATCGCTCTGGCGCTCTCCCCCTGGCGGCTCATCTTTCTGCCGCTGGTGCCGCTGGTGATGCTCGCTTACATCCTGCGGCTCATACCGCGATCGCGCGTCAAGGAATGGAACCAGACGCTTATGATCGGGCACAAGGTCCGGCGGGAGCGTCTGACATCCCATCTGGAAAGCTATGCGGATAAGGTGATGGCGGGTAACATCCGCAAGGGCGCGCTGACTCAGATCGCGCAGGATCGCGCGGATGGCTATCATCTCGTTCTCGCGACCGCCTCCTATCGCCTCTATGTCGAAGCCATCGCAAGACGCCTCGGCTTCGACACCGTAATCGCCACCGATCATCTGAGCCAGGATCTGACTTACCTCCGCGCCCGGATCGCCGGGGAGAATTGCTATGATGAAGGCAAGCTGCGGATGATCGAGGCATGGATGGCGCGCCATGGCATCGCTCGTGCCACCACGCACATCCGCGCCTATTCCGATCATGTGTCGGATGCGCCGATGCTCGACTTCGCTGATGAACCCCATGCCGCCAATCCGCATAAGGCTCTGGCGCGGCTGGCAGTGGAGAAGGGGTGGCCGCGCATCGATTGGGTCTGA